A genomic window from Labrus bergylta chromosome 7, fLabBer1.1, whole genome shotgun sequence includes:
- the LOC110004973 gene encoding protein phosphatase 1 regulatory subunit 3A isoform X2: MSSVTRLHLLSQSMLNVSCQKQKHCSSLPAESLAGSHMESAEQLRPCGACNLLGVPGLISMDVDDDECDIVIGIRPKSSPLPRRKSSLSDEDSEPGPPLCGSRRVSFADANGLSLVQVKEFDIWDVPKLPEYDSSEGKDKVSVEYIISPLNFSLPLSREVLFDKVRDQKLELESIQLLPGTTILKGVIRVLNISFDKAVYVRTSLDSWSSHFDLLTEYMPGSSEGLTDCFSFKLTLIPPFGEQGAGVDFCLRYETSVGTFWANNDNRNYMLCFHQRAKEQREQTEKENVKKKSCLKSVGQNFSTLENNPAMETSLQESKKTDVSKQGQEVDTMQAKQISDAQSGTSEEDGEKILVSVPRADGTAAEGAAERQRGWLGYRTTLLNEMEQLMLKEMIHLQKQNRQLKRKSTQMCRRSPREATPQKVHSCSLTLWKHAANLSLMFNRIQHQHTTTPQTARQRNLRASIWLTRPH; this comes from the exons ATGTCATCTGTAACTCGACTCCATCTGTTAAGTCAGAGCATGTTGAATGTCAGTTGCCAGAAGCAGAAGCACTGCAGCTCACTTCCCGCTGAGTCGCTCGCTGGGAGCCACATGGAGTCTGCGGAACAACTGAGACCTTGTGGGGCCTGCAACCTCTTAGGTGTGCCGGGTCTCATCTCCATGGATGTGGACGATGACGAGTGTGATATAGTGATCGGCATTAGGCCCAAGTCTTCTCCTCTTCCGCGAAGAAAGAGTTCTCTCAGTGACGAGGACTCTGAGCCCGGGCCGCCCCTGTGTGGCTCCAGGAGAGTGTCATTTGCAGACGCCAACGGCCTCAGCTTGGTGCAAGTCAAGGAGTTTGACATTTGGGATGTACCCAAGCTGCCGGAATATGACTCCTCCGAGGGGAAGGATAAAGTTTCAGTGGAATACATTATATCTCCACTGAATTTCTCACTTCCATTGTCTAGAGAGGTGTTGTTCGACAAAGTCCGGGATCAGAAATTGGAGTTGGAGAGCATCCAATTACTTCCAGGGACCACAATACTGAAAGGAGTGATCCGGGTCCTCAACATCTCCTTCGATAAGGCGGTGTACGTCCGAACATCTTTGGACTCCTGGTCCAGCCACTTCGACCTCCTGACAGAGTACATGCCCGGCTCCAGTGAGGGTCTGACGGACTGTTTCTCGTTTAAACTCACCTTAATTCCCCCATTCGGGGAGCAGGGAGCCGGAGTAGACTTTTGTCTGCGATATGAGACTTCAGTCGGGACGTTCTGGGCCAACAATGACAACAGGAACTACATGCTGTGCTTTCACCAGAGAGCTAAGGAGCAGagagaacaaacagagaaagaaaacgtGAAGAAGAAAAGCTGTCTTAAGAGTGTCGG TCAGAACTTCTCCACTCTGGAAAATAACCCAGCAATGGAAACGTCCCTTcaggaaagtaaaaaaacag ATGTGTCAAAACAAGGACAGGAAGTGGACACAATGCAGGCCAAACAAATCTCTGATGCTCAGTCAGGAACATCAGAGGAGGATGGTGAGAAAATACTGGTGAGTGT ACCAAGAGCAGACGGAACTGCAGCCGAAGGAGCCGCAGAAAGGCAGCGCGGATGGCTCGGGTACAGGACTACTTTGCTCAACGAAATGGAGCAGTTGATGCTGAAAGAGATGATTCACCTCCAGAAGCAAAACAGACAGCTCAAGAGGAAAAGCACTCAGATGTGCAGACGCTCTCCGAGGGAAGCAACGCCGCAGAAAGTTCACAGctgctctctgactctctggaAACACGCAGCAAACCTCTCATTGATGTTCAACAGAATACAGCACCAGCACACGACTACACCTCAAACAGCCAGACAGAGAAATCTGAGAGCATCAATTTGGCTGACTCGGCCACATTAA
- the LOC114922114 gene encoding forkhead box protein P2-like — protein sequence MPESPLSPAAARQTPASSLLSHTDNGAGEKAANGDSCSGVSAEHWQSLHHKQVFLAMMAPQQLLSPNQLQALIQHKQQALMLQQQHLKEFYKKQQQQIHLQLLQHQPGKKVKELPAQQLVFQQLLRLQQQQQLLRVQRPVLSSPALSTVSFSPAEMMQIWKELTNEITEENTPTKVNQDSSANNIMSPKVPVKVKAHQQQTSPPGGAECAVKADHSATHALYTHGVCSWPGCEWVCENLSQFIRHLGSEHALDDRSTAQCRVQMQVVQQLELQLGKERDRLGAMMAHLHLPSLGTQSISAPARLQSPQSDTAADPCDLQLGSVSATDDPSSLSPSDSAQVSPRPHGPVSTPSLECEEDFPTQTSCAGAIRRRHHPLLYLMSPENEYELYKNTDIRPPFTYATLIRQAIMETSDMQLTLNEIYNWFTRTFAYFRRNAATWKNAVRHNLSLHKCFVRVENVKGAVWTVDEVEYQRRRSQKITGSPSLMKHVSSSLDYGTVLNVGLKTALSEASLPGFRECVGRNSKRPIPENKVMNRHRIKQSLFLKDERLNLIDQESVKPGSLQDEVEHEDDLFDLE from the exons ATGCCTGAGTCTCCTCTCAGTCCCGCTGCAGCTCGTCAGACCCCGGCCAGCAGCCTCCTCAGTCACACAGACAACGGTGCAGGAGAAAAAGCAGCTAATGGGGACTCCTGCAGCGGCGTGAGTGCTGAACACTGGCAGAGTCTCCACCATAAACAG GTGTTTCTGGCGATGATGGCTCCTCAGCAGCTCCTGTCACCCAACCAGCTGCAGGCTCTGatccaacacaaacaacaagctCTCATGCTCCAACAG CAACATCTGAAGGAGTTTTATaagaagcaacaacaacagattcacctgcagctgcttcagCATCAGCCCGGCAAGAAGGTCAAAGAG CTTCCTGCACAGCAGCTCGTGTTCCAGCAGCTCCTcaggctccagcagcagcagcagctcctgcgGGTGCAGAGACCAGTCCTGTCTTCCCCTGCCCTCTCTACAG TCAGTTTCAGTCCTGCGGAGATGATGCAGATATGGAAAGAGCTCACAAACGAAATAACTGAAGAAAACACTCCAACAAAGGTCAATCAGGACTCTTCTGCTAACAACATCATGTCGCCCAAAGTCCCAGTGAAAGTGAAGGCACACCAGCAGCAGACTTCTCCTCCTGGCGGGGCAGAGTG TGCTGTTAAAGCGGATCACAGCGCCACACACGCTCTCTACACTCATGGTGTGTGCAGTTGGCCCGGATGTGAGTGGGTTTGTGAAAACCTCAGCCAGTTCATCAG gcaTTTGGGCAGTGAGCATGCTCTGGATGACAGGAGTACAGCACAGTGCAGAGTCCAGATGCAGGTGGTTCAGCAACTTGAGCTCCAG CTCGGCAAAGAACGGGACCGCCTGGGCGCGATGATGGCTCACCTTCACCTGCCGTCTTTAGGAACTCAGTCCATCTCTGCACCCGCAAGACTGCAGTCACCTCAATCTGATACGGCCGCTGACCCGTGTGATCTGCAG CTCGGTTCGGTCTCTGCCACCGACGACCCGTCCTCGCTGAGCCCGTCAGACTCAGCTCAGGTTTCTCCCCGACCTCATGGCCCAGTCAGCACGCCCTCCCTCGAGTGTGAGGAAGACTTTCCCACTCAGACTTCATGTGCGGGGGCCATAAGACGTCGTCATCACCCTCTGCTTTATTTAATGTCTCCAG AAAATGAATATGAGCTGTACAAGAACACGGACATCAGACCACCATTCACATATGCAACCCTGATAAGACAG GCGATCATGGAGACATCAGACATGCAGCTAACACTCAACGAGATATACAACTGGTTCACACGGACGTTTGCTTACTTCCGACGAAACGCTGCCACATGGAAG AACGCTGTGAGACACAACCTGAGCCTGCACAAGTGTTTTGTGCGCGTGGAGAACGTGAAAGGCGCCGTGTGGACGGTGGACGAGGTGGAGTACCAGAGGAGGAGGTCTCAGAAGATCACAGG GAGTCCATCTCTGATGAAACACGTGTCCTCCAGCCTGGATTATGGGACTGTTCTGAATGTCGGCTTGAAG ACGGCGCTGTCTGAGGCGTCTCTGCCAGGCTTCAGGGAGTGTGTTGGCAGAAACTCCAAAAGGCCGATCCCGGAGAACAAAGTAATGAACAGGCACCGTATCAAGCA GTCGCTTTTCCTTAAAGATGAGAGGCTGAATCTGATTGACCAAGAATCGGTTAAACCAGGAAGTCTGCAGGATGAGGTCGAACATGAAGACGATTTGTTCGACCTTGAATGA
- the LOC110004973 gene encoding uncharacterized protein isoform X1 — protein sequence MSSVTRLHLLSQSMLNVSCQKQKHCSSLPAESLAGSHMESAEQLRPCGACNLLGVPGLISMDVDDDECDIVIGIRPKSSPLPRRKSSLSDEDSEPGPPLCGSRRVSFADANGLSLVQVKEFDIWDVPKLPEYDSSEGKDKVSVEYIISPLNFSLPLSREVLFDKVRDQKLELESIQLLPGTTILKGVIRVLNISFDKAVYVRTSLDSWSSHFDLLTEYMPGSSEGLTDCFSFKLTLIPPFGEQGAGVDFCLRYETSVGTFWANNDNRNYMLCFHQRAKEQREQTEKENVKKKSCLKSVGQNFSTLENNPAMETSLQESKKTDVSKQGQEVDTMQAKQISDAQSGTSEEDGEKILTKSRRNCSRRSRRKAARMARVQDYFAQRNGAVDAERDDSPPEAKQTAQEEKHSDVQTLSEGSNAAESSQLLSDSLETRSKPLIDVQQNTAPAHDYTSNSQTEKSESINLADSATLTRGESASEIPDNTLLSNDEPAPAEHPNINKCVSKSEGSSQKEGFVYCEYKNSNAAEPAGSDFTGECSEGLVSQSNSFTFGTVVAPLYRQVFERAGAESQCLADRGNPVKTTPNVEDFTNTERKETNCTVPTDARADIDKALADETKTLQSSIQEGLDSSLISSSMKQEGTSLGATPNNVLVTAQTLQDLNEMQRCTNAFEVPKTYAAETEVESQAVDIINTYLLNPEISTESSDLQGDKQEDIPTNDLQSQTTAETAQLSEQACTQTTTKFDEKRTHSETKYIMTSLETSLMSPSERESGHLRDESDQQTSSTGAKKEEDVGNRVTPTVVTSEDNKTLEDSHELNHSCTDNPADKDTHASFDFSLEAFEGKGVTSHLISSETQGETKNLVGEKKEVTKSHTDETKLYAESNVTGDESVMMTSDHHKHGDMIIEPEDEDTLKQGEMIDSAKIELCELEDSRTEVTTEIKNWEMMVEEEEEEIDINEEICLKAGDIEAVEEDHVEQLEGVGMEATSENRDTTEGDEEKSKEELMWEIIAVREKKSKAEATNLLKEKQRFGEEDIWGIVAGTERDGVEKENVQATTMIKTTEEEELTEKTELGREKHLGGIQEAKIRSEDVQKEEEIKGEEEMHLKDEGEAGTEWGDEIKTREENVEEENPDCEEDILVFKTGESKNTQIEERENEAWCSEERLERTQGEVEDGLSAWVNNVHDSSSEKNITGELQNAHIQTEMNKEEDFQGSEKVTHDISHAEREENESTAAEGGSLIFVDRPEIDKTGHDGASSESDSDDEVELYMHCLRAVHTGAQAQRDRNKDTGFGVGRRPSVNKSKLLSTPMPSISESLDEDQHVGCLQDNHVDTDFTADFQPNASPLPEASEQENLSRNVSWWRETFSCSNIGKTSLYAILLVIFLVVAYHYDFLACFGLYMISLVWLWCQGERQPVKNNKKIA from the exons ATGTCATCTGTAACTCGACTCCATCTGTTAAGTCAGAGCATGTTGAATGTCAGTTGCCAGAAGCAGAAGCACTGCAGCTCACTTCCCGCTGAGTCGCTCGCTGGGAGCCACATGGAGTCTGCGGAACAACTGAGACCTTGTGGGGCCTGCAACCTCTTAGGTGTGCCGGGTCTCATCTCCATGGATGTGGACGATGACGAGTGTGATATAGTGATCGGCATTAGGCCCAAGTCTTCTCCTCTTCCGCGAAGAAAGAGTTCTCTCAGTGACGAGGACTCTGAGCCCGGGCCGCCCCTGTGTGGCTCCAGGAGAGTGTCATTTGCAGACGCCAACGGCCTCAGCTTGGTGCAAGTCAAGGAGTTTGACATTTGGGATGTACCCAAGCTGCCGGAATATGACTCCTCCGAGGGGAAGGATAAAGTTTCAGTGGAATACATTATATCTCCACTGAATTTCTCACTTCCATTGTCTAGAGAGGTGTTGTTCGACAAAGTCCGGGATCAGAAATTGGAGTTGGAGAGCATCCAATTACTTCCAGGGACCACAATACTGAAAGGAGTGATCCGGGTCCTCAACATCTCCTTCGATAAGGCGGTGTACGTCCGAACATCTTTGGACTCCTGGTCCAGCCACTTCGACCTCCTGACAGAGTACATGCCCGGCTCCAGTGAGGGTCTGACGGACTGTTTCTCGTTTAAACTCACCTTAATTCCCCCATTCGGGGAGCAGGGAGCCGGAGTAGACTTTTGTCTGCGATATGAGACTTCAGTCGGGACGTTCTGGGCCAACAATGACAACAGGAACTACATGCTGTGCTTTCACCAGAGAGCTAAGGAGCAGagagaacaaacagagaaagaaaacgtGAAGAAGAAAAGCTGTCTTAAGAGTGTCGG TCAGAACTTCTCCACTCTGGAAAATAACCCAGCAATGGAAACGTCCCTTcaggaaagtaaaaaaacag ATGTGTCAAAACAAGGACAGGAAGTGGACACAATGCAGGCCAAACAAATCTCTGATGCTCAGTCAGGAACATCAGAGGAGGATGGTGAGAAAATACTG ACCAAGAGCAGACGGAACTGCAGCCGAAGGAGCCGCAGAAAGGCAGCGCGGATGGCTCGGGTACAGGACTACTTTGCTCAACGAAATGGAGCAGTTGATGCTGAAAGAGATGATTCACCTCCAGAAGCAAAACAGACAGCTCAAGAGGAAAAGCACTCAGATGTGCAGACGCTCTCCGAGGGAAGCAACGCCGCAGAAAGTTCACAGctgctctctgactctctggaAACACGCAGCAAACCTCTCATTGATGTTCAACAGAATACAGCACCAGCACACGACTACACCTCAAACAGCCAGACAGAGAAATCTGAGAGCATCAATTTGGCTGACTCGGCCACATTAACAAGAGGTGAGAGTGCCTCCGAGATCCCAGACAACACATTGCTTTCAAATGATGAGCCTGCTCCAGCTGAACACCCAAACATCAACAAGTGTGTCTCCAAATCGGAGGGAAGCAGTCAGAAAGAAGGTTTTGTGTATtgtgaatataaaaacagtaatgCAGCTGAACCAGCCGGCAGTGATTTTACAGGAGAATGCAGTGAAGGCCTTGTTAGCCAGTCCAACAGCTTCACATTTGGAACTGTGGTGGCTCCGTTGTATCGTCAGGTGTTTGAAAGAGCAGGAGCTGAAAGTCAGTGCTTAGCTGATCGGGGGAATCCAGTGAAGACTACACCAAATGTTGAAGACTTCACTAACACTGAAAGAAAGGAGACAAACTGCACTGTTCCAACAGATGCTAGGGCTGACATTGACAAAGCGCTCGCAGATGAAACAAAGACCCTTCAATCATCAATCCAAGAAGGCTTAGATTCTTCTCTAATTAGTTCTTCAATGAAACAAGAAGGCACAAGTTTGGGTGCAACCCCAAATAACGTCCTGGTTACTGCACAAACTTTGCAGGATTTGAATGAGATGCAGAGATGCACAAATGCATTTGAAGTTCCAAAAACatatgctgcagaaacagaagtaGAGTCACAAGCTGTTGATATTATAAATACATATCTGTTGAATCCAGAAATATCCACTGAGAGTTCAGATCTCCAGGGAGATAAACAGGAAGACATTCCAACAAATGACCTTCAAAGCCAAACCACAGCGGAAACGGCTCAACTGTCAGAgcaagcatgcacacaaacaacaacgAAGTTTGATGAAAAACGTACACATAGTGAAACCAAATACATCATGACCAGTCTAGAAACCTCATTGATGTCACCTTCTGAGAGAGAATCAGGTCATTTGAGGGATGAGTCAGACCAACAGACCAGCAGCACAGGagcaaagaaagaggaagacgTTGGCAACAGAGTGACCCCAACCGTTGTCAcatcagaggacaataaaacTTTAGAAGATTCACATGAACTGAATCATAGCTGCACTGATAATCCAGCTGATAAAGATACCCATGCTAGCTTTGATTTTAGTTTGGAGGCATTTGAGGGAAAGGGTGTCACATCACATCTGATATCTTCTGAAACTCAAGGAGAAACCAAAAACTTggtaggagagaaaaaagaggtgACAAAATCACATACAGATGAAACTAAACTCTATGCTGAAAGTAATGTAACTGGTGATGAGTCAGTGATGATGACGAGTGACCATCACAAACATGGTGACATGATTATAGAGCCTGAAGATGAAGACACTCTGAAACAAGGAGAAATGATTGATTCAGCTAAAATAGAGCTTTGTGAATTGGAGGATTCTCGCACAGAAGTCACTACTGAGATTAAAAACTGGGAAATGATGgtcgaagaagaagaagaggagattGACATCAATGAGGAAATTTGTTTGAAAGCAGGGGACATTGAAGCAGTAGAAGAAGACCACGTTGAACAGTTGGAGGGTGTGGGGATGGAGGCCACATCAGAAAATAGAGATACGACAGAGGGCGACGAGGAGAAATCGAAGGAGGAACTCATGTGGGAGATCATagctgtgagagagaaaaagagcaaaGCTGAAGCTACAAATCTTTTGAAGGAAAAGCAGAGGTTTGGTGAGGAAGACATCTGGGGTATAGTTGCAGGGACAGAAAGGGACGGGGTTGAGAAGGAAAATGTTCAAGCCACTACGATGATAAAGACCACCGAGGAGGAAGAGCTAACTGAGAAGACAGAGTTAGGGAGAGAAAAGCACTTAGGAGGGATACAAGAGGCCAAAATTAGAAGTGAAGATGTtcaaaaagaagaggagataaagggagaagaagaaatgcaCTTGAAAGATGAGGGTGAAGCAGGTACAGAGTGGGGGGATGAGATAAAAACAAGGGAAGAAAACGTAGAAGAGGAGAATCCGGACTGTGAGGAGGATATTCTAGTTTTTAAGACTGGAGAGTCAAAGAACACACAAATAGAGGAAAGGGAAAATGAAGCATGGTGTTCTGAAGAGAGGTTAGAAAGGACTCAAGGAGAGGTTGAGGATGGTTTATCTGCTTGGGTGAACAATGTGCATGACAGTagttctgaaaaaaacattactgGAGAATTGCAAAATGCACACATCCAAACTGAAATGAACAAAGAGGAAGATTTTCAAGGAAGTGAGAAAGTCACACATGACATATCCCATGCAGAgcgagaggagaatgagtccaCTGCTGCAGAGGGAGGCTCACTGATTTTTGTCGACAGACCTGAAATTGACAAAACAGGCCACGACGGCGCTTCATCAGAGTCAGACTCGGACGACGAGGTGGAGTTGTACATGCACTGTCTGAGGGCCGTTCACACCGGGGCACAGGCCCAAAGGGACAGGAACAAAGACACAGGATTTGGGGTGGGCAGAAGACCCTCcgtaaacaaaagcaaactgcTGTCCACGCCCATGCCCTCCATCAGTGAGTCTCTGGATGAGGATCAACATGTCGGCTGCCTCCAGGACAATCATGTCGACACAGACTTCACAGCAGACTTCCAACCCAATGCTTCACCTCTGCCTGAGGCAAGTGAGCAGGAAAACCTCAGCAGAAACGTTTCATGGTGGagagagactttttcctgcAGCAACATTGGAAAGACTTCGTTATATGCTATCTTGTTAGTGATATTTTTGGTTGTGGCCTACCATTATGATTTTCTGGCCTGTTTCGGGCTCTACATGATTTCATTGGTTTGGCTCTGGTGTCAAGGAGAGAGGCAgccagttaaaaacaacaaaaagatagCTTGA